A genomic segment from Leopardus geoffroyi isolate Oge1 chromosome A2, O.geoffroyi_Oge1_pat1.0, whole genome shotgun sequence encodes:
- the LOC123605439 gene encoding olfactory receptor-like protein OLF4, translating into MDPGNDTDISEFLLKGFSEEPEQQLLIFGFFLSMYLITVFGNLLIILAINSDSHLHTPMYFFLANLSFVDICFTSTTVPKMLLNIRTQSKVITYAGCITQMYFFTLFAGLDIFLLTVMAYDRFVAICCPLNYMVVMNPRLCGLLVLVSWITSVLHSLLESLMVLQLSFCTVLEIPHFFCELNQMIQFACSDTFLNNMVMYFGAMLLGGGPFIGILYSYYKIVSSIRGISSAQGKYKAFSTCASHLSVVSLFYCTGLGVYLSSAAAQSSHSSATASVMYTVVTPMLNPFIYSLRNRDIKEALMRFSGMAATKGPIVLG; encoded by the coding sequence ATGGACCCAGGAAACGATACAGatatttcagaatttcttcttAAGGGATTTTCAGAAGAACCAGAACAGCAGCTCCTCATATTTGGGTTTTTCCTCTCCATGTACCTTATCACTGTGTTTGGGAACCTGCTCATCATCCTGGCCATCAACTCTgactcccacctccacacccccatgtacttcttcctggccaACCTGTCCTTTGTAGACATCTGCTTCACGTCCACCACCGTCCCGAAGATGCTTCTGAACATCCGGACCCAGAGCAAGGTCATAACCTATGCAGGCTGCATCACACAGATGTATTTTTTCACACTCTTTGCAGGATTAGACATCTTTCTCCTGACTGTGATGGCTTATGACCGCTTTGTGGCCATCTGTTGCCCCCTGAACTACATGGTCGTCATGAACCCCCGGCTCTGTGGACTGCTGGTTCTGGTGTCCTGGATCACGAGTGTCCTGCATTCCTTGTTAGAAAGCTTAATGGTGTTGCAACTGTCCTTCTGTACAGTCTTGGAAATCCCCCACTTTTTCTGTGAACTCAATCAGATGATCCAATTTGCCTGTTCTGACACCTTTCTCAATAACATGGTGATGTATTTTGGAGCTATGCTGCTGGGTGGTGGTCCCTTCATTGGAATACTTTACTCGTACTATAAGATAGTTTCCTCCATACGTGGGATCTCATCAGCTCAGGGCAAGTATAAAGCATTTTCCACCTGTGCATCTCACCTCTCGGTTGTCTCTCTATTTTATTGTACTGGCTTGGGAGTGTACCTCAGCTCTGCTGCTGCCCAGAGCTCCCACTCAAGTGCAACAGCCTCAGTGATGTACACGGTGGTCACgcccatgctgaaccccttcatctacagcctgaggaacagAGACATAAAGGAGGCTCTGATGAGATTCTCTGGGATGGCAGCTACAAAAGGGCCAATTGTCCTGGGCTGA
- the LOC123604923 gene encoding olfactory receptor-like protein OLF4, protein MELGNDTRNSEFLLLGFSEEPELQPFLFGLFLSMYLVTILGNLLIILAVNSDSHLHTPMYFFLANLSFVDICVTSTTVPKMLVNIHTQRKIITYESCIMQMYFFILFVGLDNFLLTVMAYDRFVAICHPLHYTVIMNPRLCGLLILVSWIMNILHSLLQTLMVLQLSFCTHLYIPHFFCELNQMIQLACSDTFLNNLVIYLAAVLLGGAPLAGILYSYSKIVSSIRGISSALGKYKAFSTCTSHLLVVSLFYCTSLGVYLSSAATQSSLSSATASVMYVVVTPMLNPFIYSLRNRDIKEALNLFFRGKS, encoded by the coding sequence ATGGAACTAGGCAATGATACACGAaattcagaatttcttcttctgggattttcAGAGGAACCAGAATTGCAACCCTTCCTCTTTGGGCTGTTCCTGTCCATGTACTTGGTCACCATACTTGGGAATCTGCTCATCATCCTGGCTGTAAACTCTGATTCCCACCTCCAcacgcccatgtacttcttcctcgcCAACCTGTCCTTTGTAGACATTTGTGTCACCTCCACCACCGTCCCGAAGATGCTGgtgaatatacacacacagagaaaaataataacttacgAAAGCTGCATCATGCAGATGTACTTTTTCATACTCTTTGTAGGTTTAGACAACTTCCTCTTGActgtgatggcctatgaccgctttGTGGCCATCTGTCACCCCCTGCACTACACGGTCATCATGAACCCCCGGCTCTGTGGACTGCTGATTCTGGTGTCCTGGATCATGAACATCCTGCATTCCTTGTTACAAACCTTAATGGTGTTGCAGCTGTCCTTCTGTACACACTTGTATATCCCCCACTTTTTCTGTGAACTCAATCAGATGATCCAACTTGCCTGTTCTGACACCTTTCTTAATAACTTGGTGATATATCTTGCAGCTGTGCTGTTGGGTGGTGCTCCCCTGGCTGGGATCCTGTACTCTTATTCTAAGATAGTTTCCTCCATACGTGGGATCTCATCAGCTCTGGGCAAGTATAAGGCATTTTCCACCTGTACATCTCACCTCTTGGTTGTCTCCTTATTTTATTGTACAAGCCTAGGAGTGTACCTCAGCTCTGCTGCTACCCAGAGCTCACTCTCGAGTGCCACAGCCTCGGTGATGTATGTGGTGGTCACgcccatgctgaaccccttcatcTACAGCCTAAGGAACAGAGACATAAAGGAGgctctaaatttatttttcagagggaagTCATAA